In a single window of the Zea mays cultivar B73 chromosome 5, Zm-B73-REFERENCE-NAM-5.0, whole genome shotgun sequence genome:
- the LOC103626296 gene encoding lysine-specific demethylase JMJ706 isoform X9 — protein sequence MVEGRSYLPAEVRSGLETLKQRRLERMRLSAQNEEGGNPALAARSGGDALRSPTNCRVRLHPDNNTGGLPGDVQGKNPFAKRKVEKFDMSNLEWINKIPECPVYCPTKVEFEDPIAYIQMISPEAAKYGICKIVSPVCASVPAGVVLMKEQPSFKFMTRVQPLRLAEWAEDDTVTFFMSGRKYTFRDYEKMANKVFSKRYSSSSCLPGRYVEEEFWREIAFGKMDFVEYACDVDGSAFSSSPHDQLGKSNWNLKNFSRLPGSVLRLLQTPIPGVTDPMLYIGMLFSMFAWHVEDHYLYSINYHHCGASKTWYGIPGDAAPGFERVASQYVYNKDILIGDGEDAAFDVLLGKTTMFPPNVLLDHNVPVYKAVQRPGEFVITFPRSYHAGFSHGFNCGEAVNFAVGDWFPLGSLASKRYALLNRTPLLAHEELLCRSAMLLSQKLLNCDPRSLDKLEHPCSQYSVKSCFVRLIKFQRRARDLLAKMGSEICYKPKTSPNLSCSICRRGCYITHVLCGCNFDPVCLHHEQELRSCPCKSSRVVYVREDILELEALSRKFEHDVYLYKERSSIRSCKEAEISDANVEHVPNLGITLDFANSKAGSSGFITVDGGNSSSAVSILTSSAHHEALMHSEARAINTSVTKGTCTTDESSSGMDCACNEHGSCNASVMECSDDSGSENEIFRVKRRSTLFDKPTSETKTSTLSEQQWPPFFDCAM from the exons ATG GTGGAGGGTAGGAGCTATCTCCCTGCAGAGGTCAGGAGCGGCCTCGAGACCCTGAAGCAGAGGAGGCTCGAGAGAATGCGTTTGAGTGCTCAGAATGAAGAGGGCGGCAATCCTGCGTTGGCTGCGAGAAGCGGTGGTGATGCCTTGCGGAGCCCCACTAACTGCAGGGTCAGATTGCATCCCGACAACAATACAGGAGGTTTACCTGGAGATGTCCAGGGCAAGAATCCTTTTGCAAAGCGCAAGGTGGAGAAGTTTGATATGTCCAACCTTGAGTGGATAAACAAGATACCAGAGTGCCCTGTGTATTGTCCCACCAAGGTGGAATTCGAGGATCCCATTGCTTATATACAAATGATTTCACCCGAGGCTGCTAAATACG GTATTTGTAAAATCGTCTCTCCTGTATGTGCGTCTGTTCCTGCCGGTGTTGTGCTGATGAAGGAACAGCCCAGCTTTAAGTTCATGACTAGAGTTCAGCCCCTTCGTCTTGCTGAATGGGCTGAGGATGATACGGTCACTTTCTTCATGAGTGGAAG AAAGTACACCTTCCGGGACTACGAGAAAATGGCAAACAAAGTGTTCTCTAAGAGATATTCCAGCTCTAGTTGTCTTCCAGGTAGGTATGTGGAGGAGGAGTTCTGGCGTGAAATTGCTTTTGGCAAAATGGATTTCGTAGAATATGCTTGTGATGTTGATGGGAGTgccttctcttcttctccccatGATCAACTTGGGAAAAGCAACTGGAACCTCAAG AATTTTTCACGGCTCCCCGGTTCAGTTCTAAGACTTCTTCAGACACCAATTCCA GGAGTGACAGATCCAATGCTTTATATTGGGATGCTCTTCAGCATGTTTGCGTGGCATGTGGAAGATCATTATTTGTACAG CATCAATTACCATCACTGTGGGGCATCTAAGACATGGTATGGGATACCAGGCGATGCGGCTCCTGGGTTTGAAAGGGTTGCAAGCCAATACGTATATAACAAGGACATTTTGATTGGTGATGGAGAGGATGCAGCGTTTGATGTTCTACTGGGCAAGACGACAATGTTCCCTCCAAATGTCTTGCTAGATCACAATGTTCCTGTCTATAAAGCTGTACAAAGACCTGGAGAGTTTGTTATAACGTTTCCTCGTTCTTACCACGCAGGCTTCAGTCATG GCTTCAATTGTGGAGAGGCTGTTAATTTTGCTGTTGGCGATTGGTTCCCTCTTGGTTCTTTGGCTAGCAAGCGCTACGCGCTTCTGAACAGAACTCCATTGCTTGCACATGAGGAGCTACTTTGTCGTTCTGCTATGCTTCTGTCCCAAAAGCTGTTAAACTGTGACCCAAGATCCTTGGACAAGTTGGAACATCCATGTTCCCAGTATTCTGTGAAATCCTGCTTTGTGCGGTTGATAAAATTCCAGCGACGTGCACGTGACCTACTTGCTAAAATGGGTTCTGAAATATGCTATAAGCCAAAGACATCTCCAAATCTATCCTGTAGCATTTGCCGGCGTGGTTGCTATAtcacacatgtgttgtgtggatgTAACTTTGATCCTGTCTGCCTACATCATG AACAAGAACTGCGGAGCTGCCCTTGTAAGTCCAGTCGTGTTGTCTATGTTAGAGAAGACATACTGGAGCTAGAGGCTCTATCAAGAAAATTTGAGCATGATGTCTACTTGTATAAGGAAAGAAGTTCCATTAGATCATGTAAGGAGGCTGAGATCTCTGATGCTAATGTTGAACACGTCCCAAATCTTGGTATTACTCTGGATTTTGCTAATAGTAAAGCTGGTAGCTCTGGCTTTATAACTGTCGATGGAGGAAACAGTTCTTCTGCAGTATCAATTTTGACATCTTCTGCGCATCATGAGGCACTCATGCATTCAGAAGCAAGG GCAATAAATACATCAGTGACCAAAGGAACTTGCACTACAGATGAGAGTTCATCCGGCATGGAttgtgcttgtaatgaacatggtTCAtgtaatgcttcagtcatggaatGCAGTGATGATTCCGGTTCAGAGAATGAAATTTTCCGAGTCAAGCGCAGGTCCACCTTATTTGACAAACCTACTTCTGAAACAAAGACATCAACCTTGTCTGAACAGCAG TGGCCACCTTTTTTTGACTGTGCCATGTAG
- the LOC103626296 gene encoding lysine-specific demethylase JMJ706 isoform X2: MVEGRSYLPAEVRSGLETLKQRRLERMRLSAQNEEGGNPALAARSGGDALRSPTNCRVRLHPDNNTGGLPGDVQGKNPFAKRKVEKFDMSNLEWINKIPECPVYCPTKVEFEDPIAYIQMISPEAAKYGICKIVSPVCASVPAGVVLMKEQPSFKFMTRVQPLRLAEWAEDDTVTFFMSGRKYTFRDYEKMANKVFSKRYSSSSCLPGRYVEEEFWREIAFGKMDFVEYACDVDGSAFSSSPHDQLGKSNWNLKNFSRLPGSVLRLLQTPIPGVTDPMLYIGMLFSMFAWHVEDHYLYSINYHHCGASKTWYGIPGDAAPGFERVASQYVYNKDILIGDGEDAAFDVLLGKTTMFPPNVLLDHNVPVYKAVQRPGEFVITFPRSYHAGFSHGFNCGEAVNFAVGDWFPLGSLASKRYALLNRTPLLAHEELLCRSAMLLSQKLLNCDPRSLDKLEHPCSQYSVKSCFVRLIKFQRRARDLLAKMGSEICYKPKTSPNLSCSICRRGCYITHVLCGCNFDPVCLHHEQELRSCPCKSSRVVYVREDILELEALSRKFEHDVYLYKERSSIRSCKEAEISDANVEHVPNLGITLDFANSKAGSSGFITVDGGNSSSAVSILTSSAHHEALMHSEARVHATQTDQIYSTAKQAINTSVTKGTCTTDESSSGMDCACNEHGSCNASVMECSDDSGSENEIFRVKRRSTLFDKPTSETKTSTLSEQQVLRRLKKVRPGVQQVSKRPEESGNGSVRSTHMSPSSNHASSDDEIDMAPLFLRIKRRQLENQDVTSRGARSQSYPSSSGSREEFVERSRDAAAELRPKRVKIRLPSSASRQIEQQRSSGQRFAREDKLPLAF; encoded by the exons ATG GTGGAGGGTAGGAGCTATCTCCCTGCAGAGGTCAGGAGCGGCCTCGAGACCCTGAAGCAGAGGAGGCTCGAGAGAATGCGTTTGAGTGCTCAGAATGAAGAGGGCGGCAATCCTGCGTTGGCTGCGAGAAGCGGTGGTGATGCCTTGCGGAGCCCCACTAACTGCAGGGTCAGATTGCATCCCGACAACAATACAGGAGGTTTACCTGGAGATGTCCAGGGCAAGAATCCTTTTGCAAAGCGCAAGGTGGAGAAGTTTGATATGTCCAACCTTGAGTGGATAAACAAGATACCAGAGTGCCCTGTGTATTGTCCCACCAAGGTGGAATTCGAGGATCCCATTGCTTATATACAAATGATTTCACCCGAGGCTGCTAAATACG GTATTTGTAAAATCGTCTCTCCTGTATGTGCGTCTGTTCCTGCCGGTGTTGTGCTGATGAAGGAACAGCCCAGCTTTAAGTTCATGACTAGAGTTCAGCCCCTTCGTCTTGCTGAATGGGCTGAGGATGATACGGTCACTTTCTTCATGAGTGGAAG AAAGTACACCTTCCGGGACTACGAGAAAATGGCAAACAAAGTGTTCTCTAAGAGATATTCCAGCTCTAGTTGTCTTCCAGGTAGGTATGTGGAGGAGGAGTTCTGGCGTGAAATTGCTTTTGGCAAAATGGATTTCGTAGAATATGCTTGTGATGTTGATGGGAGTgccttctcttcttctccccatGATCAACTTGGGAAAAGCAACTGGAACCTCAAG AATTTTTCACGGCTCCCCGGTTCAGTTCTAAGACTTCTTCAGACACCAATTCCA GGAGTGACAGATCCAATGCTTTATATTGGGATGCTCTTCAGCATGTTTGCGTGGCATGTGGAAGATCATTATTTGTACAG CATCAATTACCATCACTGTGGGGCATCTAAGACATGGTATGGGATACCAGGCGATGCGGCTCCTGGGTTTGAAAGGGTTGCAAGCCAATACGTATATAACAAGGACATTTTGATTGGTGATGGAGAGGATGCAGCGTTTGATGTTCTACTGGGCAAGACGACAATGTTCCCTCCAAATGTCTTGCTAGATCACAATGTTCCTGTCTATAAAGCTGTACAAAGACCTGGAGAGTTTGTTATAACGTTTCCTCGTTCTTACCACGCAGGCTTCAGTCATG GCTTCAATTGTGGAGAGGCTGTTAATTTTGCTGTTGGCGATTGGTTCCCTCTTGGTTCTTTGGCTAGCAAGCGCTACGCGCTTCTGAACAGAACTCCATTGCTTGCACATGAGGAGCTACTTTGTCGTTCTGCTATGCTTCTGTCCCAAAAGCTGTTAAACTGTGACCCAAGATCCTTGGACAAGTTGGAACATCCATGTTCCCAGTATTCTGTGAAATCCTGCTTTGTGCGGTTGATAAAATTCCAGCGACGTGCACGTGACCTACTTGCTAAAATGGGTTCTGAAATATGCTATAAGCCAAAGACATCTCCAAATCTATCCTGTAGCATTTGCCGGCGTGGTTGCTATAtcacacatgtgttgtgtggatgTAACTTTGATCCTGTCTGCCTACATCATG AACAAGAACTGCGGAGCTGCCCTTGTAAGTCCAGTCGTGTTGTCTATGTTAGAGAAGACATACTGGAGCTAGAGGCTCTATCAAGAAAATTTGAGCATGATGTCTACTTGTATAAGGAAAGAAGTTCCATTAGATCATGTAAGGAGGCTGAGATCTCTGATGCTAATGTTGAACACGTCCCAAATCTTGGTATTACTCTGGATTTTGCTAATAGTAAAGCTGGTAGCTCTGGCTTTATAACTGTCGATGGAGGAAACAGTTCTTCTGCAGTATCAATTTTGACATCTTCTGCGCATCATGAGGCACTCATGCATTCAGAAGCAAGG GTTCATGCAACACAAACTGACCAGATTTATTCCACTGCCAAGCAGGCAATAAATACATCAGTGACCAAAGGAACTTGCACTACAGATGAGAGTTCATCCGGCATGGAttgtgcttgtaatgaacatggtTCAtgtaatgcttcagtcatggaatGCAGTGATGATTCCGGTTCAGAGAATGAAATTTTCCGAGTCAAGCGCAGGTCCACCTTATTTGACAAACCTACTTCTGAAACAAAGACATCAACCTTGTCTGAACAGCAG GTTCTGAGGCGGCTGAAGAAGGTACGTCCTGGAGTACAGCAGGTCAGTAAGCGTCCAGAAGAATCTGGTAATGGTTCAGTTCGCTCTACCCATATGAGCCCGAGCTCAAATCATGCCTCTTCGGATGATGAAATAGACATGGCTCCCCTATTCTTGAGGATAAAGCGGCGGCAGTTGGAAAACCAAGATGTTACAAGTCGTGGCGCGAGATCACAGTCATACCCATCTTCCAGTGGTTCTCGAGAAGAGTTTGTGGAAAGAAGTAGAGATGCTGCAGCAGAGCTCCGTCCAAAACGAGTGAAAATCCGGCTACCTTCTAGTGCCAGTAGGCAGATTGAGCAGCAGCGCAGTTCGGGGCAGCGATTTGCAAGGGAGGACAAGTTGCCGCTTGCATTTTAG
- the LOC103626296 gene encoding lysine-specific demethylase JMJ706 isoform X7, translated as MVEGRSYLPAEVRSGLETLKQRRLERMRLSAQNEEGGNPALAARSGGDALRSPTNCRVRLHPDNNTGGLPGDVQGKNPFAKRKVEKFDMSNLEWINKIPECPVYCPTKVEFEDPIAYIQMISPEAAKYGICKIVSPVCASVPAGVVLMKEQPSFKFMTRVQPLRLAEWAEDDTVTFFMSGRKYTFRDYEKMANKVFSKRYSSSSCLPGRYVEEEFWREIAFGKMDFVEYACDVDGSAFSSSPHDQLGKSNWNLKNFSRLPGSVLRLLQTPIPGVTDPMLYIGMLFSMFAWHVEDHYLYSINYHHCGASKTWYGIPGDAAPGFERVASQYVYNKDILIGDGEDAAFDVLLGKTTMFPPNVLLDHNVPVYKAVQRPGEFVITFPRSYHAGFSHGFNCGEAVNFAVGDWFPLGSLASKRYALLNRTPLLAHEELLCRSAMLLSQKLLNCDPRSLDKLEHPCSQYSVKSCFVRLIKFQRRARDLLAKMGSEICYKPKTSPNLSCSICRRGCYITHVLCGCNFDPVCLHHEQELRSCPCKSSRVVYVREDILELEALSRKFEHDVYLYKERSSIRSCKEAEISDANVEHVPNLGITLDFANSKAGSSGFITVDGGNSSSAVSILTSSAHHEALMHSEARVHATQTDQIYSTAKQAINTSVTKGTCTTDESSSGMDCACNEHGSCNASVMECSDDSGSENEIFRVKRRSTLFDKPTSETKTSTLSEQQWPPFFDCAM; from the exons ATG GTGGAGGGTAGGAGCTATCTCCCTGCAGAGGTCAGGAGCGGCCTCGAGACCCTGAAGCAGAGGAGGCTCGAGAGAATGCGTTTGAGTGCTCAGAATGAAGAGGGCGGCAATCCTGCGTTGGCTGCGAGAAGCGGTGGTGATGCCTTGCGGAGCCCCACTAACTGCAGGGTCAGATTGCATCCCGACAACAATACAGGAGGTTTACCTGGAGATGTCCAGGGCAAGAATCCTTTTGCAAAGCGCAAGGTGGAGAAGTTTGATATGTCCAACCTTGAGTGGATAAACAAGATACCAGAGTGCCCTGTGTATTGTCCCACCAAGGTGGAATTCGAGGATCCCATTGCTTATATACAAATGATTTCACCCGAGGCTGCTAAATACG GTATTTGTAAAATCGTCTCTCCTGTATGTGCGTCTGTTCCTGCCGGTGTTGTGCTGATGAAGGAACAGCCCAGCTTTAAGTTCATGACTAGAGTTCAGCCCCTTCGTCTTGCTGAATGGGCTGAGGATGATACGGTCACTTTCTTCATGAGTGGAAG AAAGTACACCTTCCGGGACTACGAGAAAATGGCAAACAAAGTGTTCTCTAAGAGATATTCCAGCTCTAGTTGTCTTCCAGGTAGGTATGTGGAGGAGGAGTTCTGGCGTGAAATTGCTTTTGGCAAAATGGATTTCGTAGAATATGCTTGTGATGTTGATGGGAGTgccttctcttcttctccccatGATCAACTTGGGAAAAGCAACTGGAACCTCAAG AATTTTTCACGGCTCCCCGGTTCAGTTCTAAGACTTCTTCAGACACCAATTCCA GGAGTGACAGATCCAATGCTTTATATTGGGATGCTCTTCAGCATGTTTGCGTGGCATGTGGAAGATCATTATTTGTACAG CATCAATTACCATCACTGTGGGGCATCTAAGACATGGTATGGGATACCAGGCGATGCGGCTCCTGGGTTTGAAAGGGTTGCAAGCCAATACGTATATAACAAGGACATTTTGATTGGTGATGGAGAGGATGCAGCGTTTGATGTTCTACTGGGCAAGACGACAATGTTCCCTCCAAATGTCTTGCTAGATCACAATGTTCCTGTCTATAAAGCTGTACAAAGACCTGGAGAGTTTGTTATAACGTTTCCTCGTTCTTACCACGCAGGCTTCAGTCATG GCTTCAATTGTGGAGAGGCTGTTAATTTTGCTGTTGGCGATTGGTTCCCTCTTGGTTCTTTGGCTAGCAAGCGCTACGCGCTTCTGAACAGAACTCCATTGCTTGCACATGAGGAGCTACTTTGTCGTTCTGCTATGCTTCTGTCCCAAAAGCTGTTAAACTGTGACCCAAGATCCTTGGACAAGTTGGAACATCCATGTTCCCAGTATTCTGTGAAATCCTGCTTTGTGCGGTTGATAAAATTCCAGCGACGTGCACGTGACCTACTTGCTAAAATGGGTTCTGAAATATGCTATAAGCCAAAGACATCTCCAAATCTATCCTGTAGCATTTGCCGGCGTGGTTGCTATAtcacacatgtgttgtgtggatgTAACTTTGATCCTGTCTGCCTACATCATG AACAAGAACTGCGGAGCTGCCCTTGTAAGTCCAGTCGTGTTGTCTATGTTAGAGAAGACATACTGGAGCTAGAGGCTCTATCAAGAAAATTTGAGCATGATGTCTACTTGTATAAGGAAAGAAGTTCCATTAGATCATGTAAGGAGGCTGAGATCTCTGATGCTAATGTTGAACACGTCCCAAATCTTGGTATTACTCTGGATTTTGCTAATAGTAAAGCTGGTAGCTCTGGCTTTATAACTGTCGATGGAGGAAACAGTTCTTCTGCAGTATCAATTTTGACATCTTCTGCGCATCATGAGGCACTCATGCATTCAGAAGCAAGG GTTCATGCAACACAAACTGACCAGATTTATTCCACTGCCAAGCAGGCAATAAATACATCAGTGACCAAAGGAACTTGCACTACAGATGAGAGTTCATCCGGCATGGAttgtgcttgtaatgaacatggtTCAtgtaatgcttcagtcatggaatGCAGTGATGATTCCGGTTCAGAGAATGAAATTTTCCGAGTCAAGCGCAGGTCCACCTTATTTGACAAACCTACTTCTGAAACAAAGACATCAACCTTGTCTGAACAGCAG TGGCCACCTTTTTTTGACTGTGCCATGTAG
- the LOC103626296 gene encoding lysine-specific demethylase JMJ706 isoform X4 has translation MVEGRSYLPAEVRSGLETLKQRRLERMRLSAQNEEGGNPALAARSGGDALRSPTNCRVRLHPDNNTGGLPGDVQGKNPFAKRKVEKFDMSNLEWINKIPECPVYCPTKVEFEDPIAYIQMISPEAAKYGICKIVSPVCASVPAGVVLMKEQPSFKFMTRVQPLRLAEWAEDDTVTFFMSGRKYTFRDYEKMANKVFSKRYSSSSCLPGRYVEEEFWREIAFGKMDFVEYACDVDGSAFSSSPHDQLGKSNWNLKNFSRLPGSVLRLLQTPIPGVTDPMLYIGMLFSMFAWHVEDHYLYSINYHHCGASKTWYGIPGDAAPGFERVASQYVYNKDILIGDGEDAAFDVLLGKTTMFPPNVLLDHNVPVYKAVQRPGEFVITFPRSYHAGFSHGFNCGEAVNFAVGDWFPLGSLASKRYALLNRTPLLAHEELLCRSAMLLSQKLLNCDPRSLDKLEHPCSQYSVKSCFVRLIKFQRRARDLLAKMGSEICYKPKTSPNLSCSICRRGCYITHVLCGCNFDPVCLHHEQELRSCPCKSSRVVYVREDILELEALSRKFEHDVYLYKERSSIRSCKEAEISDANVEHVPNLGITLDFANSKAGSSGFITVDGGNSSSAVSILTSSAHHEALMHSEARAINTSVTKGTCTTDESSSGMDCACNEHGSCNASVMECSDDSGSENEIFRVKRRSTLFDKPTSETKTSTLSEQQVLRRLKKVRPGVQQVSKRPEESGNGSVRSTHMSPSSNHASSDDEIDMAPLFLRIKRRQLENQDVTSRGARSQSYPSSSGSREEFVERSRDAAAELRPKRVKIRLPSSASRQIEQQRSSGQRFAREDKLPLAF, from the exons ATG GTGGAGGGTAGGAGCTATCTCCCTGCAGAGGTCAGGAGCGGCCTCGAGACCCTGAAGCAGAGGAGGCTCGAGAGAATGCGTTTGAGTGCTCAGAATGAAGAGGGCGGCAATCCTGCGTTGGCTGCGAGAAGCGGTGGTGATGCCTTGCGGAGCCCCACTAACTGCAGGGTCAGATTGCATCCCGACAACAATACAGGAGGTTTACCTGGAGATGTCCAGGGCAAGAATCCTTTTGCAAAGCGCAAGGTGGAGAAGTTTGATATGTCCAACCTTGAGTGGATAAACAAGATACCAGAGTGCCCTGTGTATTGTCCCACCAAGGTGGAATTCGAGGATCCCATTGCTTATATACAAATGATTTCACCCGAGGCTGCTAAATACG GTATTTGTAAAATCGTCTCTCCTGTATGTGCGTCTGTTCCTGCCGGTGTTGTGCTGATGAAGGAACAGCCCAGCTTTAAGTTCATGACTAGAGTTCAGCCCCTTCGTCTTGCTGAATGGGCTGAGGATGATACGGTCACTTTCTTCATGAGTGGAAG AAAGTACACCTTCCGGGACTACGAGAAAATGGCAAACAAAGTGTTCTCTAAGAGATATTCCAGCTCTAGTTGTCTTCCAGGTAGGTATGTGGAGGAGGAGTTCTGGCGTGAAATTGCTTTTGGCAAAATGGATTTCGTAGAATATGCTTGTGATGTTGATGGGAGTgccttctcttcttctccccatGATCAACTTGGGAAAAGCAACTGGAACCTCAAG AATTTTTCACGGCTCCCCGGTTCAGTTCTAAGACTTCTTCAGACACCAATTCCA GGAGTGACAGATCCAATGCTTTATATTGGGATGCTCTTCAGCATGTTTGCGTGGCATGTGGAAGATCATTATTTGTACAG CATCAATTACCATCACTGTGGGGCATCTAAGACATGGTATGGGATACCAGGCGATGCGGCTCCTGGGTTTGAAAGGGTTGCAAGCCAATACGTATATAACAAGGACATTTTGATTGGTGATGGAGAGGATGCAGCGTTTGATGTTCTACTGGGCAAGACGACAATGTTCCCTCCAAATGTCTTGCTAGATCACAATGTTCCTGTCTATAAAGCTGTACAAAGACCTGGAGAGTTTGTTATAACGTTTCCTCGTTCTTACCACGCAGGCTTCAGTCATG GCTTCAATTGTGGAGAGGCTGTTAATTTTGCTGTTGGCGATTGGTTCCCTCTTGGTTCTTTGGCTAGCAAGCGCTACGCGCTTCTGAACAGAACTCCATTGCTTGCACATGAGGAGCTACTTTGTCGTTCTGCTATGCTTCTGTCCCAAAAGCTGTTAAACTGTGACCCAAGATCCTTGGACAAGTTGGAACATCCATGTTCCCAGTATTCTGTGAAATCCTGCTTTGTGCGGTTGATAAAATTCCAGCGACGTGCACGTGACCTACTTGCTAAAATGGGTTCTGAAATATGCTATAAGCCAAAGACATCTCCAAATCTATCCTGTAGCATTTGCCGGCGTGGTTGCTATAtcacacatgtgttgtgtggatgTAACTTTGATCCTGTCTGCCTACATCATG AACAAGAACTGCGGAGCTGCCCTTGTAAGTCCAGTCGTGTTGTCTATGTTAGAGAAGACATACTGGAGCTAGAGGCTCTATCAAGAAAATTTGAGCATGATGTCTACTTGTATAAGGAAAGAAGTTCCATTAGATCATGTAAGGAGGCTGAGATCTCTGATGCTAATGTTGAACACGTCCCAAATCTTGGTATTACTCTGGATTTTGCTAATAGTAAAGCTGGTAGCTCTGGCTTTATAACTGTCGATGGAGGAAACAGTTCTTCTGCAGTATCAATTTTGACATCTTCTGCGCATCATGAGGCACTCATGCATTCAGAAGCAAGG GCAATAAATACATCAGTGACCAAAGGAACTTGCACTACAGATGAGAGTTCATCCGGCATGGAttgtgcttgtaatgaacatggtTCAtgtaatgcttcagtcatggaatGCAGTGATGATTCCGGTTCAGAGAATGAAATTTTCCGAGTCAAGCGCAGGTCCACCTTATTTGACAAACCTACTTCTGAAACAAAGACATCAACCTTGTCTGAACAGCAG GTTCTGAGGCGGCTGAAGAAGGTACGTCCTGGAGTACAGCAGGTCAGTAAGCGTCCAGAAGAATCTGGTAATGGTTCAGTTCGCTCTACCCATATGAGCCCGAGCTCAAATCATGCCTCTTCGGATGATGAAATAGACATGGCTCCCCTATTCTTGAGGATAAAGCGGCGGCAGTTGGAAAACCAAGATGTTACAAGTCGTGGCGCGAGATCACAGTCATACCCATCTTCCAGTGGTTCTCGAGAAGAGTTTGTGGAAAGAAGTAGAGATGCTGCAGCAGAGCTCCGTCCAAAACGAGTGAAAATCCGGCTACCTTCTAGTGCCAGTAGGCAGATTGAGCAGCAGCGCAGTTCGGGGCAGCGATTTGCAAGGGAGGACAAGTTGCCGCTTGCATTTTAG